Proteins encoded by one window of Drosophila melanogaster chromosome X:
- the ccb gene encoding central complex broad — MTIMAISNDTFENEQQVAVRQEAPNAIGNIPDVVESASRPQKYTFHEIYQMITALTWPRILFDLLVRHEWNSIFLSLGFLILNAFEVLQSFNLLQQLAVVGMMILSNIMIYKAIRPYVRFHLYERLIRADFNVHITQEMVVRVVNCVNRCLVTLHCILFQTEIFELFLMMLALEAVRNIIWYTNIFLLIRIVLCVTLFFPRLFDNDIDNASSRAYYQICVLQIVDKLEEIGVEVHLGIIERWKQEVDAMRELYYEIEDWPNQE, encoded by the exons atgACCATAATGGCTATATCAAACGACACATTTGAAAATGAACAGCAGGTGGCGGTAAGGCAAGAAGCACCCAATGCCATTGGTAACATCCCGGATGTGGTGGAGTCGGCTTCCCGCCCACAAAAATACACGTTCCATGAGATCTATCAGATGATTACAGCCCTCACCTGGCCCCGAATTCTGTTTGATTTGCTCGTGCGCCACGAGTGGAACTCCATCTTTTTGAGCCTAGGCTTTCTTATCCTCAATGCCTTCGAGGTCCTTCAAAGCTTCAATCTGTTGCAACAGCTGGCTGTAGTCGGCATGATGATCCTGAGCAACATAATGATCTACAAGGCCATCCGGCCGTATGTGCGATTCCATCTTTACGAGCGTCTGATCCGCGCCGATTTCAATGTGCACATCACCCAGGAAATGGTTGTGCGCGTGGTCAACTGTGTAAATCGCTGCTTGGTCACGCTGCATTGCATCCTCTTTCAAACTGAAATCTTCGAGCTCTTTTTGATGATGCTTGCCCTGGAGGCAGTGCGTAACATCATCTGGTATACTAACATCTTCTTGCTAATTAGGATCG TCTTATGTGTGACGTTGTTTTTTCCAAGGCTTTTCGATAATGATATTGATAATGCGTCGAGCAGAGCCTATTATCAGATATGTGTGCTGCAGATCGTTGACAAGCTTGAGGAGATAGGCGTGGAGGTGCATCTAGGCATCATTGAGCGCTGGAAGCAGGAAGTGGATGCCATGAGGGAGTTGTATTACGAGATTGAGGACTGGCCAAACCAAGAGTAG
- the CG1724 gene encoding uncharacterized protein, whose translation MEEYSREPCPFRIVDDCGGAFTMGCFGGGLFQGLKGFRNAPQGLKRRFAGGLAAVKSRSPTIGGNFAAWGCVFSIVDCSLVHLRKKEDPWNSIMSGAIAGGILSSRNGVAAMFGSAIIGGVLLSMIEGVGILFTRISAEQFRNSDPQNDLGRAGAFASGSGMGSGDINSSPGFEFPVVQQANATS comes from the coding sequence ATGGAGGAGTATTCGCGCGAACCGTGTCCTTTTCGCATCGTGGACGATTGTGGCGGGGCTTTCACGATGGGCTGCTTCGGAGGCGGTCTCTTCCAGGGACTAAAGGGATTCCGGAATGCACCTCAAGGGCTCAAAAGACGGTTCGCCGGCGGATTGGCGGCCGTAAAGTCCAGATCGCCAACCATTGGCGGAAATTTCGCCGCATGGGGCTGCGTCTTCAGCATCGTGGATTGCAGCCTGGTGCATCTGCGCAAGAAGGAGGATCCGTGGAACTCGATCATGAGCGGAGCGATCGCCGGTGGGATTCTGTCCTCCCGAAACGGAGTAGCCGCCATGTTCGGAAGCGCCATCATTGGCGGAGTTCTGCTCTCAATGATCGAGGGCGTGGGCATTCTGTTCACCCGCATCTCCGCCGAGCAGTTTCGCAATTCTGATCCGCAGAACGATCTAGGCAGAGCAGGCGCGTTTGCTTCTGGATCCGGAATGGGATCAGGCGATATTAATTCATCACCGGGCTTTGAGTTCCCCGTAGTGCAGCAGGCCAACGCAACAAGCTAA
- the Mnr gene encoding Membrane-bound notch regulator, isoform B, translating into MLALPLLTLAVLASCGYSVDAYSKYGRGCGDIGCLPTEECVITSDSCSYNQRDGKDCGNYPTCKRRSGGGSSASNSSPNLAAPSANPSEVSHNAYAPNAPSAPSAPLPEADASGGAGYGGAAGGGGSGGYGGGFSAGGHSLYPSLPNSNGGGGGAAPYNPYGSGGGNGGYGGYNPYNGGYQPPSSGGYQPQAPGGYQPRPGYTPPAPGYDNNGGGGAQKPKDKEGGFFSNFFSNPAVSQAVSGIIAGQIAKQLQGGGAGGPGGGQPAGGYQPSGGYGGGPAAGGGGSGGSNILGGLLGSVLSGGGGGNAGAGGGSASSFLGSLLSGGNSNRGAQQGGGGSGGLGDIFSSKNFGGLFSENPSSRSGSPSSSSDGGAKGYPTQAPGNYYG; encoded by the exons ATGCTGGCACTGCCTTTGCTGACTCTGGCGGTCCTCGCCAGCTGCGGCTACTCCGTGGACGCCTACTCCa AGTACGGCCGTGGATGCGGGGACATTGGCTGCCTGCCCACCGAGGAGTGCGTCATCACCAGCGACTCGTGCAGCTACAACCAGCGTGACGGCAAGGATTGCGGCAACTATCCCACCTGCAAACGGCGCTCCGGCGGAGGATCATCCGCCTCGAACAGCAGCCCCAACTTGGCAGCCCCCTCGGCCAATCCGTCAG AGGTGAGCCATAACGCATACGCCCCGAATGCCCCAAGTGCCCCGAGTGCCCCGTTGCCGGAAGCGGATGCGAGCGGTGGTGCTGGCTACGGTGGTGCTGCGGGCGGTGGTGGAAGCGGCGGATATGGTGGTGGTTTCTCGGCTGGCGGCCACTCCCTGTACCCCAGCCTACCCAACTCaaacggcggcggcggtggtgcgGCTCCCTACAATCCATATGGCAGTGGTGGCGGCAACGGTGGATACGGCGGCTACAATCCCTACAACGGCGGCTACCAGCCACCATCTTCTGGCGGCTATCAACCTCAAGCTCCTGGCGGATACCAACCCAGACCGGGCTACACGCCACCCGCCCCAGGCTACGATAACaacggtggtggtggtgcccaGAAACCCAAGGACAAAGAGGGCGGCTTCTTCTCCAATTTCTTCTCGAATCCGGCGGTGAGTCAAGCGGTGTCCGGTATCATTGCAGGCCAGATAGCCAAGCAACTGCAAGGCGGCGGAGCCGGAGGACCAGGTGGTGGACAGCCGGCTGGCGGCTACCAGCCAAGCGGTGGCTATGGCGGAGGACCAGCAGCAGGAGGCGGCGGATCCGGTGGTAGTAACATACTTGGCGGTCTCTTGGGATCCGTTCTAtccggcggcggtggtggtaaTGCAGGCGCTGGCGGCGGTAGTGCTAGCAGCTTCCTGGGGAGTCTGCTCAGCGGTGGAAATTCCAACAGAGGCGCTCAGCAAGGAGGCGGAGGTTCTGGAGGACTGGGCGACATCTTCAGCTCGAAAAACTTTGGCGGCCTCTTCAGTGAGAATCCCTCATCCAGGAGCGGCAGTCCCTCATCCTCCTCCGACGGAGGAGCCAAGGGCTATCCCACCCAGGCACCGGGCAACTATTATGGCTAA
- the Mnr gene encoding Membrane-bound notch regulator, isoform I, which produces MLALPLLTLAVLASCGYSVDAYSKVSHNAYAPNAPSAPSAPLPEADASGGAGYGGAAGGGGSGGYGGGFSAGGHSLYPSLPNSNGGGGGAAPYNPYGSGGGNGGYGGYNPYNGGYQPPSSGGYQPQAPGGYQPRPGYTPPAPGYDNNGGGGAQKPKDKEGGFFSNFFSNPAVSQAVSGIIAGQIAKQLQGGGAGGPGGGQPAGGYQPSGGYGGGPAAGGGGSGGSNILGGLLGSVLSGGGGGNAGAGGGSASSFLGSLLSGGNSNRGAQQGGGGSGGLGDIFSSKNFGGLFSENPSSRSGSPSSSSDGGAKGYPTQAPGNYYG; this is translated from the exons ATGCTGGCACTGCCTTTGCTGACTCTGGCGGTCCTCGCCAGCTGCGGCTACTCCGTGGACGCCTACTCCa AGGTGAGCCATAACGCATACGCCCCGAATGCCCCAAGTGCCCCGAGTGCCCCGTTGCCGGAAGCGGATGCGAGCGGTGGTGCTGGCTACGGTGGTGCTGCGGGCGGTGGTGGAAGCGGCGGATATGGTGGTGGTTTCTCGGCTGGCGGCCACTCCCTGTACCCCAGCCTACCCAACTCaaacggcggcggcggtggtgcgGCTCCCTACAATCCATATGGCAGTGGTGGCGGCAACGGTGGATACGGCGGCTACAATCCCTACAACGGCGGCTACCAGCCACCATCTTCTGGCGGCTATCAACCTCAAGCTCCTGGCGGATACCAACCCAGACCGGGCTACACGCCACCCGCCCCAGGCTACGATAACaacggtggtggtggtgcccaGAAACCCAAGGACAAAGAGGGCGGCTTCTTCTCCAATTTCTTCTCGAATCCGGCGGTGAGTCAAGCGGTGTCCGGTATCATTGCAGGCCAGATAGCCAAGCAACTGCAAGGCGGCGGAGCCGGAGGACCAGGTGGTGGACAGCCGGCTGGCGGCTACCAGCCAAGCGGTGGCTATGGCGGAGGACCAGCAGCAGGAGGCGGCGGATCCGGTGGTAGTAACATACTTGGCGGTCTCTTGGGATCCGTTCTAtccggcggcggtggtggtaaTGCAGGCGCTGGCGGCGGTAGTGCTAGCAGCTTCCTGGGGAGTCTGCTCAGCGGTGGAAATTCCAACAGAGGCGCTCAGCAAGGAGGCGGAGGTTCTGGAGGACTGGGCGACATCTTCAGCTCGAAAAACTTTGGCGGCCTCTTCAGTGAGAATCCCTCATCCAGGAGCGGCAGTCCCTCATCCTCCTCCGACGGAGGAGCCAAGGGCTATCCCACCCAGGCACCGGGCAACTATTATGGCTAA
- the Mnr gene encoding Membrane-bound notch regulator, isoform G, whose translation MLALPLLTLAVLASCGYSVDAYSKYGRGCGDIGCLPTEECVITSDSCSYNQRDGKDCGNYPTCKRRSGGGSSASNSSPNLAAPSANPSGQIAKQLQGGGAGGPGGGQPAGGYQPSGGYGGGPAAGGGGSGGSNILGGLLGSVLSGGGGGNAGAGGGSASSFLGSLLSGGNSNRGAQQGGGGSGGLGDIFSSKNFGGLFSENPSSRSGSPSSSSDGGAKGYPTQAPGNYYG comes from the exons ATGCTGGCACTGCCTTTGCTGACTCTGGCGGTCCTCGCCAGCTGCGGCTACTCCGTGGACGCCTACTCCa AGTACGGCCGTGGATGCGGGGACATTGGCTGCCTGCCCACCGAGGAGTGCGTCATCACCAGCGACTCGTGCAGCTACAACCAGCGTGACGGCAAGGATTGCGGCAACTATCCCACCTGCAAACGGCGCTCCGGCGGAGGATCATCCGCCTCGAACAGCAGCCCCAACTTGGCAGCCCCCTCGGCCAATCCGTCAG GCCAGATAGCCAAGCAACTGCAAGGCGGCGGAGCCGGAGGACCAGGTGGTGGACAGCCGGCTGGCGGCTACCAGCCAAGCGGTGGCTATGGCGGAGGACCAGCAGCAGGAGGCGGCGGATCCGGTGGTAGTAACATACTTGGCGGTCTCTTGGGATCCGTTCTAtccggcggcggtggtggtaaTGCAGGCGCTGGCGGCGGTAGTGCTAGCAGCTTCCTGGGGAGTCTGCTCAGCGGTGGAAATTCCAACAGAGGCGCTCAGCAAGGAGGCGGAGGTTCTGGAGGACTGGGCGACATCTTCAGCTCGAAAAACTTTGGCGGCCTCTTCAGTGAGAATCCCTCATCCAGGAGCGGCAGTCCCTCATCCTCCTCCGACGGAGGAGCCAAGGGCTATCCCACCCAGGCACCGGGCAACTATTATGGCTAA
- the Mnr gene encoding Membrane-bound notch regulator, isoform E produces the protein MLALPLLTLAVLASCGYSVDAYSKYGRGCGDIGCLPTEECVITSDSCSYNQRDGKDCGNYPTCKRRSGGGSSASNSSPNLAAPSANPSGSVLNPGYPMHGLQPVNPYNPPFIFGQLPFYGGGGPTGTGGPPGGVGGGGNGGVGGGVGLPSSTLGILGGGGGGLAPYGSNYQGYQSQHSNANMYNKPPPQYQNQNQQNPYNRRTQAHPSAAGSLGGLGMPVLILGLVLALLPQT, from the exons ATGCTGGCACTGCCTTTGCTGACTCTGGCGGTCCTCGCCAGCTGCGGCTACTCCGTGGACGCCTACTCCa AGTACGGCCGTGGATGCGGGGACATTGGCTGCCTGCCCACCGAGGAGTGCGTCATCACCAGCGACTCGTGCAGCTACAACCAGCGTGACGGCAAGGATTGCGGCAACTATCCCACCTGCAAACGGCGCTCCGGCGGAGGATCATCCGCCTCGAACAGCAGCCCCAACTTGGCAGCCCCCTCGGCCAATCCGTCAG GCAGCGTCCTCAACCCCGGCTACCCCATGCACGGCCTGCAGCCGGTGAACCCGTACAATCCGCCCTTCATCTTTGGCCAGCTGCCATTCTATGGCGGTGGCGGGCCGACCGGGACTGGCGGTCCGCCCGGCGGCGTTGGAGGCGGCGGCAATGGCGGCGTCGGCGGCGGCGTCGGACTGCCCAGTTCGACCTTGGGCATcctcggcggcggcggcggcggcctGGCGCCGTACGGCAGCAACTACCAGGGCTATCAGAGCCAGCACTCCAACGCGAATATGTACAACAAGCCGCCGCCGCAGtaccagaaccagaaccaacAGAACCCCTACAACCGGCGCACCCAGGCGCATCCCTCGGCAGCCGGCAGTCTGGGCGGACTGGGTATGCCCGTCCTAATCTTGGGGCTCGTCCTGGCCCTCCTGCCGCAGACGTAA
- the Mnr gene encoding Membrane-bound notch regulator, isoform C has protein sequence MLALPLLTLAVLASCGYSVDAYSKYGRGCGDIGCLPTEECVITSDSCSYNQRDGKDCGNYPTCKRRSGGGSSASNSSPNLAAPSANPSGSSLGQGPENNIFAPASSNPTLNTYTYNHQQGGGDNGGDGAHGHGHGNGNAGNGNDRDKGGNAGAAGASSTGVIDPHYVFGAKHHMPVIPNMPIFPYNSPTSAPPFQQFPQPNHPGSVLNPGYPMHGLQPVNPYNPPFIFGQLPFYGGGGPTGTGGPPGGVGGGGNGGVGGGVGLPSSTLGILGGGGGGLAPYGSNYQGYQSQHSNANMYNKPPPQYQNQNQQNPYNRRTQAHPSAAGSLGGLGMPVLILGLVLALLPQT, from the exons ATGCTGGCACTGCCTTTGCTGACTCTGGCGGTCCTCGCCAGCTGCGGCTACTCCGTGGACGCCTACTCCa AGTACGGCCGTGGATGCGGGGACATTGGCTGCCTGCCCACCGAGGAGTGCGTCATCACCAGCGACTCGTGCAGCTACAACCAGCGTGACGGCAAGGATTGCGGCAACTATCCCACCTGCAAACGGCGCTCCGGCGGAGGATCATCCGCCTCGAACAGCAGCCCCAACTTGGCAGCCCCCTCGGCCAATCCGTCAG GATCGAGTCTGGGACAGGGACCCGAGAACAACATCTTTGCACCCGCCTCATCGAATCCCACGCTTAACACCTACACGTACAACCATCAGCAGGGTGGCGGCGATAACGGTGGTGATGGCGCTCATGGCCATGGCCACGGAAATGGTAACGCCGGAAATGGAAACGATCGCGACAAGGGCGGCAACGCGGGGGCGGCAGGCGCCTCCTCGACGGGCGTAATAGATCCGCACTACGTGTTCGGTGCCAAGCACCACATGCCCGTCATACCGAACATGCCCATCTTCCCGTACAACTCGCCCACGTCGGCGCCTCCGTTTCAGCAGTTTCCTCAACCCAATCATCCAGGCAGCGTCCTCAACCCCGGCTACCCCATGCACGGCCTGCAGCCGGTGAACCCGTACAATCCGCCCTTCATCTTTGGCCAGCTGCCATTCTATGGCGGTGGCGGGCCGACCGGGACTGGCGGTCCGCCCGGCGGCGTTGGAGGCGGCGGCAATGGCGGCGTCGGCGGCGGCGTCGGACTGCCCAGTTCGACCTTGGGCATcctcggcggcggcggcggcggcctGGCGCCGTACGGCAGCAACTACCAGGGCTATCAGAGCCAGCACTCCAACGCGAATATGTACAACAAGCCGCCGCCGCAGtaccagaaccagaaccaacAGAACCCCTACAACCGGCGCACCCAGGCGCATCCCTCGGCAGCCGGCAGTCTGGGCGGACTGGGTATGCCCGTCCTAATCTTGGGGCTCGTCCTGGCCCTCCTGCCGCAGACGTAA
- the Mnr gene encoding Membrane-bound notch regulator, isoform H encodes MLALPLLTLAVLASCGYSVDAYSRSSLGQGPENNIFAPASSNPTLNTYTYNHQQGGGDNGGDGAHGHGHGNGNAGNGNDRDKGGNAGAAGASSTGVIDPHYVFGAKHHMPVIPNMPIFPYNSPTSAPPFQQFPQPNHPGSVLNPGYPMHGLQPVNPYNPPFIFGQLPFYGGGGPTGTGGPPGGVGGGGNGGVGGGVGLPSSTLGILGGGGGGLAPYGSNYQGYQSQHSNANMYNKPPPQYQNQNQQNPYNRRTQAHPSAAGSLGGLGMPVLILGLVLALLPQT; translated from the exons ATGCTGGCACTGCCTTTGCTGACTCTGGCGGTCCTCGCCAGCTGCGGCTACTCCGTGGACGCCTACTCCa GATCGAGTCTGGGACAGGGACCCGAGAACAACATCTTTGCACCCGCCTCATCGAATCCCACGCTTAACACCTACACGTACAACCATCAGCAGGGTGGCGGCGATAACGGTGGTGATGGCGCTCATGGCCATGGCCACGGAAATGGTAACGCCGGAAATGGAAACGATCGCGACAAGGGCGGCAACGCGGGGGCGGCAGGCGCCTCCTCGACGGGCGTAATAGATCCGCACTACGTGTTCGGTGCCAAGCACCACATGCCCGTCATACCGAACATGCCCATCTTCCCGTACAACTCGCCCACGTCGGCGCCTCCGTTTCAGCAGTTTCCTCAACCCAATCATCCAGGCAGCGTCCTCAACCCCGGCTACCCCATGCACGGCCTGCAGCCGGTGAACCCGTACAATCCGCCCTTCATCTTTGGCCAGCTGCCATTCTATGGCGGTGGCGGGCCGACCGGGACTGGCGGTCCGCCCGGCGGCGTTGGAGGCGGCGGCAATGGCGGCGTCGGCGGCGGCGTCGGACTGCCCAGTTCGACCTTGGGCATcctcggcggcggcggcggcggcctGGCGCCGTACGGCAGCAACTACCAGGGCTATCAGAGCCAGCACTCCAACGCGAATATGTACAACAAGCCGCCGCCGCAGtaccagaaccagaaccaacAGAACCCCTACAACCGGCGCACCCAGGCGCATCCCTCGGCAGCCGGCAGTCTGGGCGGACTGGGTATGCCCGTCCTAATCTTGGGGCTCGTCCTGGCCCTCCTGCCGCAGACGTAA
- the CG32523 gene encoding uncharacterized protein encodes MWTTLWTVLLLLLCGVQVILGQDVAQNQSESAIEPRIVGGIKAKQGQFPHQISLRLRGEHYCGGVIISATHVITAGHCVKHGNDVVPADLWSIQAGSLLLSSDGVRIPVAEVIMHPNYATGGHNDLAVLRLQSPLTFDANIAAIQLATEDPPNCVAVDISGWGNIAEKGPLSDSLLFVQVTSISRGACRWMFYSRLPETMICLLHSKNSGACYGDSGGPATYGGKVVGLASLLLGGGCGRAAPDGYLRISKVRAWIAEKAGL; translated from the exons ATGTGGACCACACTGTGGACTGTTTTGCTATTGCTTTTATGTGGTGTCCAGGTAATACTGGGACAGGACGTAGCCCAAAATCAGAGTGAATCCGCGATAGAGCCTCGAATCGTTGGCGGAATCAAGGCGAAGCAGGGCCAATTTCCGCACCAGATTTCCCTGCGTCTACGTGGAGAACACTACTGCGGTGGAGTCATAATCTCGGCCACTCACGTAATCACCGCTGGCCACTGTGTGAAGCACGGGAATGATGT AGTTCCGGCAGATCTATGGTCAATCCAGGCGGGCAGTCTGCTCCTCTCAAGCGACGGAGTGAGGATTCCAGTGGCCGAAGTTATCATGCATCCCAACTATGCCACTGGTGGACACAACGATTTGGCCGTGCTCCGACTGCAGAGTCCGCTGACCTTTGACGCCAACATAGCCGCCATCCAGTTGGCCACCGAGGATCCGCCCAACTGTGTCGCCGTAGACATCTCCGGTTGGGGCAACATTGCGGAGAAGGGACCCCTCTCTGACAGCCTGTTATTCGTACAGGTGACGAGTATATCGAGGGGGGCCTGTCGCTGGATGTTCTACTCTCGTTTGCCAGAAACCATGATTTGCCTGCTGCATTCCAAGAATAGCGGCGCCTGTTATGGGGACTCCGGCGGACCGGCCACCTACGGAGGCAAAGTGGTGGGGCTGGCCAGCTTACTCCTCGGTGGTGGCTGTGGAAGAGCGGCTCCTGATGGCTACCTTAGGATCTCCAAGGTTAGAGCCTGGATCGCGGAGAAGGCGGGATTGTAg